The following nucleotide sequence is from Solanum dulcamara chromosome 7, daSolDulc1.2, whole genome shotgun sequence.
tttttattaattatgtttcCTACGACCTCCTATATAAAGGGCATTGTTTTTCATGTTTAAGGCAGAACTTTTAGAgttccctctctctctctatcttgtaaaaactttcttttttatatatctCAGAGTTAGAAGAAATAAAGATTCAAGTTTGGCATAGCCTTCGTGAATaaggtatttttaatttttattttattttaattactttAAAGGTTTTCTCCATAGCCGCGACTATGTACGGCTAAATATCTCATATCTATGTTGGGTACCTAACTTCTATTACATATTCATCATGAAAGGCTGGActcaattaaaatatacaaGATTTTTATCATAGTTTCTTGGTACAGTTGATTCTGGCACTACTTTATTAATTTAGCCTAGCAAGCAGTGGTGGTGTAAGTCCTCgttataaaagagaaaaaaagggaCAGTATTTTTCACTGTTAGAACTGCTAGTTGTCGGATTAATAATGGTATGTATCGGAATATTTGACAGGCCCCTTGCTCAGGTAAAAGGATCCATATAGTcataaaactaaataaaaatcttttacATTTCGATTTTATCCTTACTGGTGGTGCGGATTACCGCTTTCCTTTAAGTTTAAGGATATTATTTAAAGATAGATTTGGATGGCCGCATGGACTACCACGATTTTAAGGAGGGTAAATCTCTAAGACCCTATGATTCTACCTAAGACCCTACCTCGAAGACGAATATGTGTCGTTCAAATCTCTAAACTGACTTTGTAATGAATCTCAAGATCATTTTATCTTCAATGGATTCTTTtcattgtttagatattttttcTATAGCGATCAAAAGCCATTGATGAATTGGTGTCACTAACAGTTCGGCCACCTACTCGTTCActtgttttggagcttttgaaacttaaaTACCTCAGATTAAAACTTTaggtaaatgacctcagaatggaattttaatAGTTCTGTAAGctttgaaatattgagtttggtctggAAGGACCTTTCGTGTAGCTCCCAAGGCTTACAGGCTAATTATGAGCCCCATTGTGGAAATTGGCTAAAAATGGAGTTTGAGTATGGTATCCACTTTTTATTGAGACGACTTCGATTGAAAGTTTCGACTTCTCTATTGAGTAagaaatgttgagtttggtggTCCagtatatctcatttgcacgTACGGGGTTTCGAACACCCTATTGGGAATTTTgaacttggccaaaactagtTGATGCAACTCAGTTGGTGCAGGGCCCATCTAGTACCCTTCgcaccactactactactataaTCGATGATTTATTTTACTAGCTCCAGACATGCTACTATGATCTGCCTAAGACCTACCTCGAAGTCGAATATGTGTCGTTCAAATCTCTAAACTGAATTTGTAATGAATCTCAAGGtcattttatcaatatattattttcttcgTTTAGAGATTTTTTCTATAGCGATCCAAAGTCATTGATGACTTGGTGGCGCTAACAGTTCGGCTGCCTACttgttcatttattttttttgcaagtttcatgttttggagcttttgaaacttgaatagtTACCTCGGGTTAAATCTTTAGGTAAATGACCTCAGCATTGAATTTTAACAGTTTTGTTAGCTTTGGAACGTCGAGTTTGGTCTGGAAGGATCTTTCGTGTTGTTCCCAAGGCTTATAGTCTAATTCTGAGCCCCCTTGTGGAAATTAGCTAAAAATGGAGTTTGAGTATGGTATCCACTTTTTATTGAAATGACTTCGGTTGAAAGTTGTGACTACTCTATTGAGTTCGAAATGCTAAGTTTGGTGGGGCagtatatctcatttgcacgTAGGGGGCTCTgaacgaatttcgagcaccccattgggaattttgaacttggccaaaactagtTGATGCAACTCAGTTGGTGCAGGGCCCATCTAGTACCCTTCGCGTTTGCAAGCCCCTTAGTCACGTTTTTTATGGTCTGGGCTGGTGGCCTCTGCGTTCGTGAAAGCCTAGTGCTTTGCCTTTTTCCACCGCAAGCCCCTTTCCACATTCGCGAAGGACAAGCTCTGTTGACTATCGCATTTGCGGGCCCTACTTACCGATTCTCGATGTGTATTTTAGTCTGGTCTTTTTAAATAAGACCAGGCGCGATTAACCTGAattataatatttcttttggCGACTGTGGGAGCTATAGAAgtccaaatttggtgatttcAAATCTGGTGTGCTCAAGGAGTTTGCGGGAACACATTGGAGTTTTGAGGAGTGCTGGGGGTTCATTGTTTGAGATAATTTAGGCACCAATGGGGCTGGCCTCTGTCTTTTCTTTACTTTAATGGTGGATTATATGCATGATGTTGGTTTGGGCTATTTCGAGTCTTGAATTATGTTCTATTTTGGAATATAAGTTCGGGGAGCTAAGCATGACCTTTTGAATGATTCAATATTGGGATTTCCGACACGATTCCAACAATCGCagtttagacccaattttggatcGTGCCATACATAAGATATAAATCACACTTGGAAAGGGGGGACAATTAACTAGAGAAGTGGATGAGATAGTACCGAAGTAATTCAAAGAGCCCTTCTTTCTATTTTGTTTTGTGTGTGTCCATGATTGATTCTATCTCATCAAAGCATGCTAACAGTAGAAAAGAAATGAAAGTACATACAACTGTCGAAATgtcatatcatttataaagaaCCTTGTCATCCCTAGCTTCGTCCCTTTCAACAAGTTTATTGGCAtattctccttctccttctatTCCCAAAAGTTGATCCGCTTAATGcaattttagtgtctaaataaCCTTCTTAAAGTTTTGAATCTGTATTTGATAGCATGGAAGCATTATAAGGTCATTTGGAAGGGAAATACTTCGAAATTGTGATTTGGAGCGCGTGTGGTCTCCTTTGAGGTGTGCTACTGCTTCCTGTTCCTTAGAGTGAGCTTGAATATATAAATGTATGTTTATTTGTGTGAATTTAGGGTGGAAATCTAGTTGATCATGCTTAGTTAgctagaaatcatgttttaggctatTTTATCTAGTTTTCTGGACTGAGAGCGTGCCTGCCTTGGTGTTTGAGATCATCTTTACATTGTGGTGTGCTTTGGTTGTTGTTTATGATTGTTTTTAAGTATGTTTGACCTTAAGTCTAGGCTCATACTAGTGATTGTCATAGACTTGCATAGTTTCGAGTCGATTGGCCTTAGATTCTCTCCGACATCGCATCAGATGGCTTAGCTCCCTATAAACTGATATAGCAGACCTGAGTATGATAATATGATCCATAGTTAGGCGGCAACAAAGCTCAACTTTCCCTTTTGCATTATGGTTTTATCCGCTTGATCGACTTGGCATGTACGTGGGTTATTGTGGGCATATTCGGTGATTCGGCATCGACTTGTGAAGAAGGAGCTGGAGTGGGTCCTTGACGAGTCTGAGGTGGTCCTGTGCTACAGTTTGGATCGGAGTGTGTTGGTAACGGCATTTGGAGTCATTGGAGTTCGTCTTCTACTGTTCGAGCCCGTGTATGCTATTTGCTCCTACTTTGAGGCTCTTGTAAGCACCTATTTTAGTCGGGTTCAGTCCCCGCTTGTATCACCCCTTTGATCCAATATATTAGGGAAATTTTTTTCAACTTACCATTTGCAATTTGACATGAATAAATACATCAAATCTACTACATAGATTTATTTCTAAGAAGAAtagatcaaaaaattatttgctGAAAAGTATAATCTGATGtgaaaataactaaaataaaggatttgaaatttcaaaaacttCACTTTCAAAATGCCTCTTtaccaaaaggaaagaaatccGTGGTATGAGATAATCCCTCCctcccaatttatatgatatagTTTGAATTTTGATAATCAAACAAGAAAATCTTTGACCGTAATTTATTCGTATGcagtttaaaattttaaatatgaaaaagaataaatcaaaaaacATAAAGATTGTATGTCCAAATTTACtgtcaaaataaagaaatttcacTCTCAAAATTCGAATATGTCATATCAATTGAGATGGAGGAAAAGTAACCCTTTTTGGATCTTCGTAGATGCTTCTTTGATATTTTACATAACTTCTTAACATTAATTCCTCTTTTGGAGTTATCATTAATGTACTTGGTCAAATGTGACTAATGAGAAAGCATTGTTGCTTGTTTACTTCTCTATATAAACGCTCACTTGTTTGAGTACTATCGAAGTAAAGCATTGAAGTTTTTAATCTCAGAACAAAAAATGTCATGAACGTCTGTCAACTCCAACATTGTGGAAAAACttaaaatacaatttatatttatgaatatattataagttgaatttatttatctaatttttatgtttatttatattttgatttctcttaaaatgttcactccactactaaattacatattttaaattaaatagtttattactaacttaaaaattatattttatatatcaattaaaatatagataactttaaaatgttgataattttaatagcaaaatttcttttactttaaaaaactgaaattgaaagttttatttttaagttaaataagatggaagtttatttttaagctaaacaAGAGGaaagttttataaattaaataagatgaaaattttatttaaagttaaataagatgaaagttttatttttaagttaaataagatgaaagttaatttttttaaaaatgtggCACAATCATggaaatacataaataaaactatttaaattaaataagatgaaaattatatttttaggaatgaataactaaagcttgcaaagaaaacgtaaaaaaaaaaaaagttaaataagatggagGGTATTTTcgtaaacaaacaacttattcttagaaattatgcaataaaTGTAACTTTAAATATGATCAAACAAACAGGCAATAAAAACTACTCTCAGAATAACTAATCCCAGTATAACTTATTCCAATAATAATTTGTATCCAAACCAAACGATAGATGATGACGATATAGCTCGAAGTATCCACAAATTATTTCTAAGGAAATTTGGTGTGGAAATTCACGAGGCGAAATAATTGGCCAAGAAGCGATTATTGCTCATCACTCTGGTGCATACTTTGATTTGATTCTGATGTATTTATATATCCCAGTTATGAACGGTCGTCAAGTAGGCTTCTATAAATcgtaattcaaattttttgttTGCACATCTTAATTTTGACCTAATTCAATTAACAAAACTGTTAGAAATATTTTCTATTATGCaggcaattaaggaacttcaaGATATGCATGTTTGTAGCTTGATTGCGGGGGTGACTATcgttgaaaaagaagaagagaagaaatcaTTCATGGATGCTGGCCTTGATTATATTTATCAGAAGCGTCTTACTAGTGATGCACTTCACAATCTTGTTGAAAAGATTAAGGGAAATGTTTGAACCTATCAAAAGCATTTGGTTTGAATATATATGATCCATGCACGTGTTAATCTATAGAGAGATTAAGAAAATAAGTCGATGACTAAAGTATGTATAACATACTTACAATTACTAATAAgagtccgtttggatgggcttaaaaaaatgacttttatgtatgaagtgcttttagaactttaaagtgctgaaagttatttttataaataagcagttgagtgtttggataaaagtgcttaaatgaggaaaattatgtgaattttagggttaaaagaataaaaatggtagtttgggaatttaattaaaatataagggatataaaagtaattttcatggtcaaagaaaatgactttaagcacttaggaaaaaaaagttaggaatcctaacttttcatttttgactgactttaagaactttctggcttaaagttagcattaggtaaacacgtccaaaagctgaaaaggagcttcaacttaaagccaatccaaacgggctctaaatttGTTTTGGTAAAATAAAAGGCTTTTTGTTTTTCGATCGAATTAAAGTACTAAACAATGAGACAAACATATCAACATGACACTGGTTGAAGTGTGTGTCATGTTTATTAAgcattcaattaaaatatataattaaataaccTAATAgcaatataaatataatgaACTTTAATTTTGAATAAGGAAAATGACTATTAGTTTCTTCATCAAATTAATAGGCTTTTGACTTTGTTTCTTGCTCTGTTACAAAAACAAACACGAATATAATTAGACACATTCTTAAATTACATTTCAATTTTTAccatcataaaaatattttataaggtAACACATTGGTTTGCAAAAGTGCAAGTAAAGAGTTAGCGAAAATTGTCTTAAACTTCGAGCTAAATCAAAATAtgtcaaacaaattaaaagataGGAAATACAAAATTGAGAAATCAAATACAACTCGCAAGAGCGTAGGAACCCATTAATCAGGGACCTGCTCTTTAACTAGCATTTCTTTGGGAACATCACTAGGGAGGAAGATAGAAAAGTAACCTATGATATTCGAGAATTAGGCTTTTTTTCCGTTCCGCGCCGATATTCGTGAAcaacaaaaaagaaatgaagagAAAACACAAAACAAAGGATTTCAATTCTCAAACTTCAGTCCAGAGTCTTTGAACTTGAGGAGTGTTGTTTGGTTAATTTGATCTTCCATTTCAGTATTCAAGCAATTCTTCCAATCACCAACCATTCCTTTCCTGAAATAACTACCATTCGGAACTCCATAAATTACAGACCCATTTTTATTCACATCCAAGTTCCTCAATCTCTCCAAACTACATCTCCATACAACTTTCTCCAAATCCTCTTCCTTCTCAAATGGCATTCCAAGAAACGATCCTAATTTCTTCACCTGCTCTTTCGGGTTCTTTATCATCTCTTCGTATTTCAAAAACAGTATCTTCTCAGGCCTCTTCTGACTTTCCAACCAATAACCCAATACATTTTCGAAATACGGCCCGTATTGATGAACCCCTGTGCAGAACTCCTCAACCGCCTTTTCCAGGGGATAAGGTTCTTGATTTGCCCTGAAAATGGAATTGAAAAAGTGCCATAGAGAGACCAATGTGTCCTTGGGGTTTCGGGCTACGCAAACAATTTTGCAGTTGGAAGTGCTGATGGAATCCGGAAGAAGATTGAAAGGCAAATGGGTGTGGAAAAGTCGTGGAGATGATGTTGCATACAGATCAAGAGTTGGTTTTGTGGAGTAAATGGAAGATTCAATGGTCTGAACATGAAATTGTGGATTGTCTTTAGTTAGCAGATCTTCGTTTTCGGGGATGTTATGGTTCTGGTTCAAGATGCAGAGACAAAGGGCTTTGAGCCAAGTGGTACCGGTCTTTGGAGCTGATGCTAATAAAACATCGCCGTTCCCAGCTTGGAAAGAGGAATTAAATCTCATGGCACATTTGATTAGGCCAGGCTCGAACCAGAAGCCTTGCCATTTTTTAATCTCCATAACATCCCAAAAGAGAGAACTTGGGAGCTCGTTTATTAGAGCAGCATCCTTTTCCTCCGATGACTGCGAAGAACCGATGACATTGGAGTTTGATTCTTGAGCAGCCATCAGTTGGAGTAAAGAACATAGTATTAGGTTGATTAGGTAACCCctaaatttatacaaaaataaagactTTGGATTCCCATTTTTTCCGTCGAATATTTGTTTATTAGAACCGTAAGGAGAAAGGGTTATTTCAGAGTGCAATAATGATAGggaaatttttttccttttgttataaatatttaattaagtaATTAAGTGTTAATTATAAAGAGATGGattgatttaaaatatttataaacttaggataaaaattaaatgatcaAAAACTTTTAACAAAATCCAAAATTCCATCCATTTTCTAAACGCatttcttcctctttctctGTTCTCCTTtcctctcctctcttctcttttcttttccccaATGCTTTCTTCTTTATTCGATTTTCTCTGTTCtcctctcctctcttctcttctctacTCTTTTTCCCAATTCTTTCACTAcgatttgattgtgaaaattataaaaaaaaatgatgaaaagagaagagaagagaggagatgatatgttgtttatataaacatGAGTTGTTCAAGCAACCAAGAGATGTTGTTTAAACAATCCTAAATTGTTTAAACaatcaaaagttgtttagttcaaacaaccagaagatatttaaacaaccctaagttgtttaactattttttatgattctttagttaaaacaatgagaatattttaaatatcagctagttgtttggagaaatatgcaaatatttgctaattgTTTTGGAGATCGAGATATGAAAACATTTGTTAGTTGTTTAGACAAATGTTTAAACAtctgctagttgtttggaggtgATGATGACGTGGAAGAGGGGAGGTTTGGGGGAGGCTAGGGCTGAGGGGTGGATGAGGGGCAcggaaaaa
It contains:
- the LOC129894645 gene encoding cytosolic sulfotransferase 8-like; the encoded protein is MAAQESNSNVIGSSQSSEEKDAALINELPSSLFWDVMEIKKWQGFWFEPGLIKCAMRFNSSFQAGNGDVLLASAPKTGTTWLKALCLCILNQNHNIPENEDLLTKDNPQFHVQTIESSIYSTKPTLDLYATSSPRLFHTHLPFNLLPDSISTSNCKIVCVARNPKDTLVSLWHFFNSIFRANQEPYPLEKAVEEFCTGVHQYGPYFENVLGYWLESQKRPEKILFLKYEEMIKNPKEQVKKLGSFLGMPFEKEEDLEKVVWRCSLERLRNLDVNKNGSVIYGVPNGSYFRKGMVGDWKNCLNTEMEDQINQTTLLKFKDSGLKFEN